From Corvus cornix cornix isolate S_Up_H32 chromosome 17, ASM73873v5, whole genome shotgun sequence, the proteins below share one genomic window:
- the LOC120410913 gene encoding notch-regulated ankyrin repeat-containing protein, which translates to MSQSEVSPCAAPPPPPPSQRVFQEAVRRGNTKELQSLLQNMTNCEFNVNSFGPEGQTALHQSVIDGNLELVKLLVKFGADIRLANRDGWSALHIAAFGGHQDIVLYLITKAKYSAGAR; encoded by the coding sequence ATGAGCCAGAGCGAGGTGTCGCCGTgcgcggcgccgccgccgccgccccccagCCAGCGGGTGTTCCAGGAGGCGGTGCGGCGCGGCAACACCAAGGAGCTGCAGTCGCTGCTGCAGAACATGACGAACTGCGAGTTCAACGTCAACTCCTTCGGGCCCGAGGGGCAGACGGCGCTGCACCAGTCCGTCATCGACGGCAACCTCGAGCTCGTCAAGCTCCTGGTCAAGTTCGGCGCCGACATCCGCCTGGCCAACCGCGACGGCTGGAGCGCCCTGCACATCGCCGCCTTCGGGGGCCACCAGGACATCGTCCTCTACCTGATCACCAAGGCCAAATACTCCGCCGGCGCACGGTGA